The Acinetobacter lwoffii genomic sequence TTAGGTGTGGGTGTGGCTGTGGTATTTCCCGAAGCTACTCCCTCATTAAGCCTATTGGGCGACCTGTTTATTAAAGCCTTGAAGTCTGTTGCACCGATTCTGGTTTTCATTTTAGTGTTAGCTTCTATCGCGAATTTTAAGGTGGGTCAATCCAACACCCCCATCAAACCGATTATGATCATGTATGCAGTGGGTATGTTCCTTGCTGCACTGAGCGCCGTGGTTGCGAGTATCTTATTTCCAAGTACGCTGTTTCTGGATATCGCTGCACAAGCTGACTTACAGCCACCTGGCAGTCTGGTAGAAATCCTGAAGAATTTACTGCTCAGTTTTGTTACCAATCCGGTCGTTGCGATTGCTGAAGCAAACTTTATTGGTATTCTGGCTTGGGCAGTGGCCTTGGGTATTGCCTTCCGTCATGCATCTGATAGTACCAAAACGCTTTTAAATGATGCGGCCTTTGCAGTGAACTATGTGATTCGTTTAGTGATCAGCTTTGCACCTGTGGGTATTTTTGGTCTGGTTGCGGTGACTTTTGCTGAATCTGGTCTGGACACGCTGACCAGTTACGTACATTTACTTGCTGTGTTGCTCGGAACGATGGTTTTCGTTGCACTGGTAATTAATCCGCTTCTGGTTGCCTTAATGACACGCAACAACCCGTATCCACTGGTATTCACTTGCTTGCGCGAAAGTGGCATTACCGCTTTCTTTACCCGTAGTTCGGCAGCCAATATTCCAGTCAATCTGGACTTGGCAAAACGTCTGGGCGTCAAGGAATCAACTTCAAGTATCGCAATTCCTTTGGGTGCTACGATCAACATGGCAGGTGCTTCTGTGACCATTACTGTATTGTCATTGGCGGCTGTAAATACTTTGGGGATTAGCGTCGATTTCAGCACTATGCTCATTCTTTCTGTGGTGGCAACCGTTTCGGCATGTGGCGCTTCAGGTGTTGCAGGCGGTTCATTACTATTGATTCCAGTTGCATGTGGCCTGTTTGGTATTTCTTCGGATATCGCCATGCAAGTGGTCGCCATTGGTATGGTCATCAGCGTATTGCAGGATTCTACTGAAACCGCGCTAAACTCATCGACTGATGTTTTATTTACTGCAGCAGTAGACCGCGCATCAAATTGATTTTATATTGATTAATCAATATGTTTAGCCAATGATGTTGTTATGCCATTACAGCGTTTACCTACCTGGGTACAATTAGGGGCGTTTTTTCTTGCGGTCAATGCCGGCATGATTAACGTCTTGGGTCTGGTGACGGTACTGCACCAGTCTGTTTCACATATGACCGGCAATGTCAGCATGCTGGCTATGGCCCTGCTGAACTGGCAACCAGAACAGATGTTGTATCTCTTTTTGGTCACACTCTGCTATGTCATTGGTTCATCCTATAGCGGGCTCATTCTTGGAAATAGTCACTTTCGCCTGGGGCAGCTTTATGGTTACCCTTTAAGCCTGGTGGCTATTTTTATTTTGATCTGCTGGTTATTATTGCCCTATTTCCCGCGCTACGCCTTGTTATGGGCCTGTGTTGCCATGGGTGTGCAAAATGCCATGGTTAGCCACTATAAAGGTGCCATCATTCGCACCACGCATTTATCTGGCGTACTGACCGACCTCGGCTTGGCAATGGGTTACCGTTTGCGCGGTTTAGAGGTAGAATCACGGCGCGTGGTTCTGCATCTGCTTATTTTGCTCGGTTTTTTAAGCGGTGGCATTCTTGCCAGCTGGCTATATCCTTATTTAAAATTAAATGCATTCCTGATCCCGGCAGTACTGAGTCTGGTTCTCAGTCTCATCTATTGGGTGATTTATTTACGTTATCGACATTAACACGACTAATATCTGGACATTCTCATGGTTAAAAATGCATTGCAGGCACAATTGTTAAAGGCAGGATTGGTCGATAATAAAAAAGCCAAAAAACTGTCTAAACAGGCTGTGCATGAAAAACGCACCGGTGACAGCACTGAGGCTCAAATCAAGGCCAAGATTGAACAAGACAAACAGCAAAAAATGGCCAAAGACCAGGCCATTGAGCAAGAGAAAAAAGCCCAGTTGCAGGAAAAAGAGCTGAAAGCTGCAATTATGCAAATGATCAATCAGCACAAAATCCGTGATACTGATGGCGATGCGGTGTATCAGTTTATTGATGACAGTAAAATCAAGAAAGTCTATTTAAATCAGCAAATCTATAATGCGCTGGTGGCAGGCAGTCTGGTGATTGCCCGTGAAAATGACAGCTATGCTTTCTTGCCTAAAGCTCTGGCAGATCGTATCAATGCGAAAATGCAGGGCTTTATTATTGTGAATAATTCAGAGAAAAATGAAGAAACCACCGATGAAGAAGATCCATATGCTGCTTATGTTATTCCTGATGATTTGATGTGGTAAGCATCGCGATATCATTACTGAAATCTTGAAGATCAGAAACCGGCGAATTCGCCGGTTTTTTAGTTGTAGGCACTTTTATTGAACGATTTGCACCAATAGATATGTTTTAAAAAGTTATCCAATATTAAAAAATCTGATCCAAACCTATAAACTTGATCTAAATTTTTGATTGAAGAGAAAGATCGTTTGGAACAGTTTAATTTTATTCGGAATATTCAAGAATGGGCAAATCAGTACCCATGGCTGGAAATGCTATCTTCACTGAGTATTGTGATTTTACTGGCGATTCTTGCCAATCTATTTGCCAAACAGATTGTGGTACGCGGAATACGTCAACTGATTTCCAGAATGCCTTTTGCCAATAATCAGATTTTTGCTGAGCATAGCGTGATTCGCCGGATTGCCAATATTGTTCCGGCAGTAGTGATCATGAACGGGATTACCACAGTACCGCATTTATCTGACAAGGTTGAGTCCTTTGTGCAAATGGGGGCACAGGCTTTTATTTTCCTGACGATTGCCTTAGCTCTTGGTGAATTACTGAATATTTTTAACCTGGTCTATCAGCGTAATCCCAAGTCACGTAACAAACCGATTAAAGGTTATTTGCAGCTGGTCAAGCTGATTATCTTTATTGTCTGTGGCCTGATGATTCTCGGCACTTTCCTGAAAAAGGATGTCTTTACCTTGCTGGCTGGCTTCGGTGCCATGGCCGCGGTGTTGATGCTGGTCTTTCAAAATACCATTTTGTCGCTGGTGGCGTCGGTTCAGATTTCATCCTATGACATGGTGCGTATTGGCGACTGGATCGAAATGCCCTCGCTGAACGCGGATGGCGATGTCATTGATATGTCATTACATACCATTACGGTACAGAACTTTGATAAAACAGTGACCACGATTCCGACCAATAAACTGGTGACGGATACCTTTAAAAACTGGCGTGGTATGCAGGAAGCCGGTGCGCGCCGGATCAAGCGCTCGATTCATATTGATCAAAGCAGCGTACATTTTATGTCGGCTGAAGAACAGAATAAGCTGAAAAATTTTATTTTGCTGGATCAATACCTGAATACCAAATCAGAGGAACTGGAACAATTTAACCTGCAACTGAGCCATCATTCGCAATATAACCAGCGCCGTCTTACCAATTTAGGAACCTTTCGTGCTTATGTAGAGTTTTATCTGCAACAGCATTCGGGCATTAGTAAAAATCATTCCCTGATGGTGCGCCAATTGCAGCCAACCAGTGAGGGTTTACCGCTAGAGATTTATGCCTTTACCAATACCACCGCCTGGGTGGAGTATGAAAATATCCAGTCGGATATCATGGATCATCTGCTGGCGATTATTCCGGAATTTGGTTTAAAGGTGTATCAAGCGCCTTCAGGTCTTGATTTAAAGGAAGCATTTACTCAACCGTCTTCCATTATTACTTAAACACAAGTCATCCAATCTCAAGCCTGAAATGCTGCTGCATTTCAGGCTTTTTTATTTCATCATCTGTTTAAATCCTGACTGGCATAAATCTGGCTTTAGTTTAATTTTTATAATCTAAGTTTTAATTGAGTGAATCATTTTGTGGCAATTTCACCCAATTACGGGCTTAAAAAAACAGAATCCTTTATAATTCCCGAAAAGCAAAATGCATGATAAGAGTACGATAATGTTTCGATGGCTTGAAAGACTGGTTGACCCCTATCCCACCAAAAACCTAAATCAACCTTTACCGACCAAGTTTTTTCCATTTGTCTGGCAGGCAGCCTATGGCGTCCGCCGTTATTTACTGATTCTGGTGCTGTGTACCGCCGGTGCTGCCAGCTTCGAAGCTTTTCTGTATTCAAAAATTGGTGAGCTGGTGAACTGGCTCAGTAAAAGCCAGCCCGATACTTTTCTGGAACAGCATGCCAGTAATTTAACCTTACTGAGTATTGTTCTTCTGGCCAATATTTTTTTCGCCAGCGCCCAATCCCTGATCAAGCATCAGATTCTGTATAGCAACTTTCCCATGCGTTTACGCTGGCGCTTTCATAATCTGCTGATGAAACAAAGCCTGGATTTTTTCCACAATGATTTTGCCGGACGATTATCGGCCAAAGTCATGCAAACCGCTCTGGCAGTACGCGAATTCTGGGTGATTCTGGGTGACATGCTGGCTTATGTGCTGATTTATTTCATCACCATCAATATTGTTTTGGGTGCAATTTCACCCTTGCTGATCATTCCATTGATGGTCTGGCTAGCCTTGTTCATCTGTGCAGCTTGTTACTTTATTCCTCGTTTGAGCAAAATTTCCAATGCTCAGGCAGATGCCCGTGCGGTCATGACCGGGCGTATCACAGATGCCTATACCAATATCCAGACCGTGAAGCTGTTTGCCCATGCTGGTCGTGAAAGCCAGTATGCCAAAACTTCGATGCAGGAATTTATGGTAACGGTATATAAACAGATGCGTCTGGGTGCGCAATACGAAATCAGTATTTTACTGCTGAGTGTAGTGTTATATGGCGGCGTACTGGGTACCGCGATCTGGTTGTGGATGGAAGGACAGGCCGAGCTGGGCATTATTGCCGCAACTACGGCAATGGTGCTGAAACTGAACAGTATTGCCGAATTTATGATGTGGCAGACCTCTGCCCTGTTTGAAAATGTCGGTACCATTCAGGATGGTATGAAAACTTTAGGCCGAAAAATTGCCATTGAAGATAAACCGGGTGCCAAAGAGCTACAGCTCAATCATGGTGAAATCAAATTCGAAAATGTCAGCTTTGCCTATAATGATAAAAACGTGATTGATCAGTTTAATCTGACCATTCGCCCAGGCGAAAAGATTGGTATTGTCGGCCGTTCAGGTGCCGGGAAATCTACCTTGATTCAACTGTTGCTGCATTTTTATCATATCAATCAGGGTCGTATCTTAATCGATGGTCAGGATATTGATGAGGTCACTCAGGACAGTTTGCGCAAGAACATTGCATTAGTGACTCAAGATACCTCGCTGCTACATCGCACGGTCGCGGAAAACATTAAATATGGTCGTCCGGATGCGACTGATGAAGAGATGTTTGAAGCTGTGCGTAAAGCCAAAGCGGAAGAGTTTATTCCCAATCTGACGGATTTGCGTGGCAAAAAAGGCTATGAAGCCTATGTCGGTGAACGTGGCGTGAAACTTTCCGGCGGACAGCGTCAGCGAATTGCAATTGCACGTGTATTCCTGAAAGATGCGCCGATTCTGATTCTGGATGAAGCCACCAGTGCGCTGGATTCTGAAGTCGAAGCCGCTATTCAAAACAGTCTGGACGACTTGATGCAAGGTAAAACCGTGATTGCCATTGCGCATCGCCTGTCTACCATTGCCCAGATGGATCGTCTGATTGTGCTGGATCAAGGTCGAATTGCCGAGCAAGGCACGCATGATGAACTGGTGGCATTAAATGGCATCTATGCCCAGCTTTGGCAGCGTCAAACTGGTGGCATGCTGATTCAGCAACAGGTCAAAGCATCAAAAGATCATGAATAATATGATCTGTAGAAGATTTCAAAACTTCTGATCATTTGCTCGTCCTTAATATTGAACAGGTCTGGAAAAAGGAAAACTTTGCCAGACCTCTCTTTTTAAAATTTTCTCTACAGATGAACAGCAAGTTGCCATCTATCTGGTATTTTAATGAAATGACATAACTCTCTAGTTCTGAAAGCTCTCTGAAGAAGTCCTATTCAATGCTTAAGCAATTTCCTTGTCCTTAGTCAGCCAATGCAGAGATGTGTCCGGTTCAATAAAATAATTTTAATTTCATCAATAAAATTATGTGGTTTAAATTGATTTTAATGCTGAATTCAGGCTAATCTGCCAGTGGCAGAGTCACAATCGCCAAAATTTTGTCCAACAATTT encodes the following:
- the sstT gene encoding serine/threonine transporter SstT, which codes for MFSALMRMSLVSRIIIAIILGVGVAVVFPEATPSLSLLGDLFIKALKSVAPILVFILVLASIANFKVGQSNTPIKPIMIMYAVGMFLAALSAVVASILFPSTLFLDIAAQADLQPPGSLVEILKNLLLSFVTNPVVAIAEANFIGILAWAVALGIAFRHASDSTKTLLNDAAFAVNYVIRLVISFAPVGIFGLVAVTFAESGLDTLTSYVHLLAVLLGTMVFVALVINPLLVALMTRNNPYPLVFTCLRESGITAFFTRSSAANIPVNLDLAKRLGVKESTSSIAIPLGATINMAGASVTITVLSLAAVNTLGISVDFSTMLILSVVATVSACGASGVAGGSLLLIPVACGLFGISSDIAMQVVAIGMVISVLQDSTETALNSSTDVLFTAAVDRASN
- a CDS encoding DUF2058 domain-containing protein, with the translated sequence MVKNALQAQLLKAGLVDNKKAKKLSKQAVHEKRTGDSTEAQIKAKIEQDKQQKMAKDQAIEQEKKAQLQEKELKAAIMQMINQHKIRDTDGDAVYQFIDDSKIKKVYLNQQIYNALVAGSLVIARENDSYAFLPKALADRINAKMQGFIIVNNSEKNEETTDEEDPYAAYVIPDDLMW
- a CDS encoding mechanosensitive ion channel family protein, with translation MIEEKDRLEQFNFIRNIQEWANQYPWLEMLSSLSIVILLAILANLFAKQIVVRGIRQLISRMPFANNQIFAEHSVIRRIANIVPAVVIMNGITTVPHLSDKVESFVQMGAQAFIFLTIALALGELLNIFNLVYQRNPKSRNKPIKGYLQLVKLIIFIVCGLMILGTFLKKDVFTLLAGFGAMAAVLMLVFQNTILSLVASVQISSYDMVRIGDWIEMPSLNADGDVIDMSLHTITVQNFDKTVTTIPTNKLVTDTFKNWRGMQEAGARRIKRSIHIDQSSVHFMSAEEQNKLKNFILLDQYLNTKSEELEQFNLQLSHHSQYNQRRLTNLGTFRAYVEFYLQQHSGISKNHSLMVRQLQPTSEGLPLEIYAFTNTTAWVEYENIQSDIMDHLLAIIPEFGLKVYQAPSGLDLKEAFTQPSSIIT
- a CDS encoding ABC transporter ATP-binding protein, with the translated sequence MFRWLERLVDPYPTKNLNQPLPTKFFPFVWQAAYGVRRYLLILVLCTAGAASFEAFLYSKIGELVNWLSKSQPDTFLEQHASNLTLLSIVLLANIFFASAQSLIKHQILYSNFPMRLRWRFHNLLMKQSLDFFHNDFAGRLSAKVMQTALAVREFWVILGDMLAYVLIYFITINIVLGAISPLLIIPLMVWLALFICAACYFIPRLSKISNAQADARAVMTGRITDAYTNIQTVKLFAHAGRESQYAKTSMQEFMVTVYKQMRLGAQYEISILLLSVVLYGGVLGTAIWLWMEGQAELGIIAATTAMVLKLNSIAEFMMWQTSALFENVGTIQDGMKTLGRKIAIEDKPGAKELQLNHGEIKFENVSFAYNDKNVIDQFNLTIRPGEKIGIVGRSGAGKSTLIQLLLHFYHINQGRILIDGQDIDEVTQDSLRKNIALVTQDTSLLHRTVAENIKYGRPDATDEEMFEAVRKAKAEEFIPNLTDLRGKKGYEAYVGERGVKLSGGQRQRIAIARVFLKDAPILILDEATSALDSEVEAAIQNSLDDLMQGKTVIAIAHRLSTIAQMDRLIVLDQGRIAEQGTHDELVALNGIYAQLWQRQTGGMLIQQQVKASKDHE
- a CDS encoding YoaK family protein; its protein translation is MPLQRLPTWVQLGAFFLAVNAGMINVLGLVTVLHQSVSHMTGNVSMLAMALLNWQPEQMLYLFLVTLCYVIGSSYSGLILGNSHFRLGQLYGYPLSLVAIFILICWLLLPYFPRYALLWACVAMGVQNAMVSHYKGAIIRTTHLSGVLTDLGLAMGYRLRGLEVESRRVVLHLLILLGFLSGGILASWLYPYLKLNAFLIPAVLSLVLSLIYWVIYLRYRH